A window from Scleropages formosus chromosome 17, fSclFor1.1, whole genome shotgun sequence encodes these proteins:
- the LOC108921964 gene encoding leucine-rich repeat transmembrane neuronal protein 4-like isoform X2, which produces MGSLVQVRWLLIPLLLHAWILAAPSGLRERPCPRSCRCDGKIVYCESSAFRDVPKNVSTGCQGLSLRYNSLANLRAGQFASLGQLVWLYLDHNYISAVDGRAFQGVRRLKELILSSNKISQLHNDTFHTVPNLRNLDLSYNKLQTLQPGQFQGLRKLLSLHIRSNSLKSIPVRVFQDCRNLEFLDLGYNRLRSLTRNVFAGLLKLTELHLEHNQFSKINFSHFPRLNNLRALYLQWNRIRSISQGLTWTWTSLQKLDLSGNDLQVVDVNIYRCLPNLQTLNLDSNKLSNVSQDAVASWISLTTISLAGNVWDCSPSICPLVAWLRNFKGNKETTMICAGPKEVQGEKVMEAVETYSICKVTPPPSVFTLSTLSSTSLKPRRPPIPTSSRVGEDLSRGGRQASPSPSGASSLVPEQEFEHVSFHKIIAGSVALFLSVAMILLVTYVSWKRYPGSVKQLQEHSLGRKRRKKARETERTLSSPLQEYYVDYKPTNSETMDVLVNGSTPCTYTISGSRECEV; this is translated from the coding sequence GGTCCCTGGTGCAAGTCCGGTGGCTCCTTATACCGCTCCTGCTGCATGCCTGGATCCTGGCTGCTCCGAGCGGGCTCCGCGAGCGCCCGTGCCCCAGGAGCTGCCGCTGCGACGGCAAGATTGTCTACTGCGAGTCCAGCGCCTTCCGCGACGTGCCCAAGAACGTGTCTACGGGCTGCCAGGGCCTGTCGCTGCGCTACAACAGCCTGGCGAATCTCCGAGCCGGTCAGTTCGCCAGCCTCGGCCAGCTGGTCTGGCTCTACCTGGACCACAACTATATCAGCGCGGTGGACGGCCGGGCCTTCCAGGGTGTGCGGCGCCTCAAGGAGCTCATCCTGAGCTCCAACAAGATCTCGCAGCTCCACAATGACACATTCCACACCGTGCCCAACCTGCGCAACCTGGACCTGTCCTACAACAAGCTACAAACACTTCAACCGGGGCAATTCCAGGGCCTGCGCAAGCTGCTGAGCTTGCACATCCGCTCCAACTCGCTGAAGAGCATCCCCGTGCGGGTGTTCCAGGACTGCCGCAACCTGGAGTTCCTGGACCTGGGCTACAACCGGCTGCGCAGCCTCACCCGCAACGTCTTTGCAGGGCTCCTCAAGCTCACTGAGCTGCACCTGGAGCACAACCAGTTCTCCAAGATCAACTTCTCGCACTTCCCCCGCCTCAACAATCTCCGTGCCCTCTATCTGCAGTGGAATCGCATCCGGTCCATCAGCCAAGGCCTCACGTGGACATGGACCTCTCTGCAGAAGCTGGACCTCTCGGGAAATGACCTTCAGGTTGTCGATGTAAACATCTACCGGTGTCTGCCCAACCTCCAGACTCTCAACCTAGACTCAAACAAGCTCAGCAACGTGTCCCAAGACGCGGTGGCCAGCTGGATCTCGCTGACCACCATCAGCCTGGCAGGAAACGTGTGGGACTGCAGCCCCAGCATCTGCCCTCTGGTGGCCTGGCTGAGGAACTTCAAGGGGAACAAGGAGACCACAATGATATGTGCTGGGCCTAAAGAAGTCCAGGGGGAGAAGGTGATGGAGGCGGTGGAAACGTACAGCATTTGCAAAGTCACTCCACCCCCTTCCGTCTTCACGCTGTCCACGCTCTCCAGCACCTCGCTGAAGCCAAGGAGACCGCCCATACCGACATCATCCAGGGTGGGCGAGGACTTGTCCCGCGGCGGGCGTCAGGCCAGCCCCTCTCCCTCGGGGGCCTCCTCCCTGGTTCCTGAGCAGGAGTTTGAACACGTGTCCTTCCACAAGATCATTGCAGGCAGCGTGGCGCTCTTCCTGTCAGTGGCCATGATCCTGCTAGTGACCTACGTGTCATGGAAGCGCTACCCGGGCAGCGtgaagcagctgcaggagcacTCGCTGGGCCGCAAGCGGCGGAAAAAGGCACGCGAGACGGAGCGCACGCTCAGCTCCCCCCTGCAGGAATACTATGTGGACTACAAGCCCACTAACTCTGAGACCATGGACGTGCTGGTCAATGGGTCCACACCCTGCACATACACCATCTCGGGCTCCAGGGAATGTGAGGTATGA